The proteins below are encoded in one region of Micromonospora sp. DSM 45708:
- a CDS encoding ROK family protein: MRAGPSQDEIRRQNLGALLRYVHVHGATTRAELTTALGLNRSTIGALTADLAGAGLVSEGTPKETGRAGRPSLVVRPESGRVYAYAYSVEVDRLRAARVGLGGEVLDRRELDRPRNLVAGEAAPLLAGAVKEMHQAVPAGSFCVGAGVAVCGMVRRDDGLVRLSPTTGWVDEPIGAALAAELGIDVPITVGNVADVAAFAEHARGAATGCDNVIYLYGDVGVGAGIIAGGRRLTGHGGYGGEVGHMVVVRDGARCDCGRHGCWETEIGEHGLLRAAGRAEARGRDALLSVFDAADRGDARAQSAVRQAGDWLGFGVANLVNIFNPEMVIFGGTMRDLYLAAAAQVRSRLNRNGLPACLEHVRLRTPELGGDAALIGAAELAFERLLADPLN; the protein is encoded by the coding sequence ATGCGCGCGGGTCCCAGCCAGGACGAGATCCGACGGCAGAACCTGGGCGCATTGCTCCGCTACGTGCACGTGCACGGCGCCACCACCCGCGCGGAGCTGACCACCGCGCTCGGGCTCAACCGCAGCACCATCGGCGCGCTGACCGCCGACCTGGCCGGCGCCGGTCTGGTCAGCGAGGGGACGCCGAAGGAGACCGGCCGGGCCGGACGACCGTCACTCGTCGTCCGGCCCGAGTCGGGACGGGTCTACGCGTACGCGTACAGCGTCGAGGTGGACCGGCTGCGGGCCGCGCGGGTCGGGCTCGGCGGTGAGGTGCTCGACCGCCGGGAACTGGACCGGCCGCGCAACCTCGTCGCCGGCGAGGCCGCCCCGCTGCTGGCCGGCGCCGTCAAGGAGATGCACCAGGCGGTACCGGCCGGCTCGTTCTGCGTCGGCGCCGGAGTGGCGGTCTGCGGCATGGTGCGCCGCGACGACGGGCTGGTGCGGCTCAGCCCCACCACCGGCTGGGTCGACGAGCCGATCGGCGCGGCGCTCGCCGCCGAGCTGGGCATCGACGTCCCCATCACGGTGGGCAACGTGGCCGACGTGGCCGCGTTCGCCGAACACGCCCGCGGCGCGGCCACCGGCTGCGACAACGTCATCTACCTGTACGGCGACGTCGGCGTGGGCGCCGGCATCATCGCCGGCGGCCGGCGGCTGACCGGACACGGCGGCTACGGCGGCGAGGTCGGCCACATGGTGGTGGTCCGCGACGGGGCGCGCTGCGACTGCGGCCGGCACGGCTGCTGGGAGACCGAGATCGGCGAGCACGGGCTGCTGCGGGCCGCCGGCCGGGCCGAGGCGCGCGGCCGGGACGCGCTGCTGAGCGTCTTCGACGCGGCCGACCGCGGGGACGCCCGCGCGCAGAGCGCGGTACGGCAGGCCGGCGACTGGCTCGGCTTCGGCGTGGCCAACCTGGTCAACATCTTCAACCCGGAGATGGTCATCTTCGGGGGCACCATGCGTGACCTCTACCTGGCCGCCGCCGCCCAGGTGCGCAGCCGGCTCAACCGCAACGGGCTGCCCGCCTGCCTGGAGCACGTGCGGCTGCGGACCCCGGAACTCGGCGGCGACGCGGCGCTGATCGGCGCCGCCGAGCTGGCCTTCGAACGCCTCCTGGCCGACCCGCTGAACTGA
- a CDS encoding sugar ABC transporter permease encodes MTATAVKKEGPASVIPTPTMGSHVNNYWRRVRGGDIGALPAVIMLLVLAVGFSIARPSFFTAGNLANLFTQGAAVTLIAMGLVFVLLLGEIDLSAGFASGVCAAILANTATVVGYPWYVAVLAAVVTGVVIGIVLGLLVAKVGIPSFVVTLAGFLAFQGVVLTLMDEGANIAVRDDVLVAIANRNLSPALGWALAAAAVAGYAAVQLLRHRNRSARGLLTDPIAVVAARIGGLAVILGVAVYVLNLERSRNVLVSSLKGVPIVVPIIALLLIVWTFVLQRTSYGRHIYAVGGNAEAARRAGINVDRIRVSVFVICSGMAAIGGIVAASRANSVDPNTGGSNVLLYAVGAAVIGGTSLFGGKGRVLDAVLGGAVIAVIDNGMGLMGYSSGVKYVVTGVVLLAAATIDALSRRRAAATGTR; translated from the coding sequence ATGACCGCCACCGCCGTGAAGAAGGAAGGCCCGGCCAGCGTCATCCCGACGCCGACCATGGGCAGCCACGTGAACAACTACTGGCGCCGGGTACGCGGCGGCGACATCGGCGCGCTGCCCGCCGTGATCATGTTGCTCGTACTGGCCGTGGGCTTCTCGATCGCCCGCCCCTCGTTCTTCACCGCCGGTAACCTGGCGAACCTGTTCACCCAGGGCGCGGCGGTCACGCTGATCGCGATGGGCCTGGTCTTCGTCCTGCTGCTCGGCGAGATCGACCTCTCCGCCGGTTTCGCCAGCGGCGTCTGCGCCGCGATCCTGGCCAACACCGCCACCGTGGTCGGCTACCCCTGGTACGTCGCGGTGCTCGCCGCCGTCGTCACCGGCGTGGTCATCGGCATCGTGCTCGGCCTGCTGGTCGCGAAGGTCGGCATCCCGTCCTTCGTGGTGACGCTCGCCGGCTTCCTGGCCTTCCAGGGCGTCGTGCTGACGCTGATGGACGAGGGCGCGAACATCGCGGTCCGCGACGACGTGCTGGTCGCGATCGCGAACCGCAACCTCTCCCCCGCGCTGGGCTGGGCGCTTGCCGCGGCGGCCGTCGCCGGGTACGCGGCCGTGCAGTTGCTGCGGCACCGCAACCGGTCCGCCCGCGGCCTGCTCACCGACCCGATCGCGGTGGTGGCCGCGCGGATCGGCGGCCTCGCCGTGATCCTCGGCGTCGCGGTCTACGTGCTGAACCTGGAGCGCAGCCGCAACGTGCTGGTCAGCTCGCTCAAGGGCGTGCCGATCGTGGTGCCGATCATCGCGCTGCTGCTGATCGTCTGGACGTTCGTGCTCCAGCGCACCAGCTACGGCCGGCACATCTACGCGGTCGGCGGCAACGCCGAGGCCGCCCGCCGGGCCGGCATCAACGTGGACAGGATCCGCGTCTCGGTCTTCGTCATCTGCTCCGGGATGGCCGCGATCGGCGGCATCGTGGCCGCCAGCCGGGCCAACTCGGTCGACCCCAACACCGGTGGCAGTAACGTGCTGCTCTACGCCGTCGGCGCGGCGGTGATCGGCGGCACCAGCCTCTTCGGCGGCAAGGGCCGCGTCCTCGACGCCGTGCTCGGTGGCGCGGTGATCGCGGTGATCGACAACGGCATGGGACTGATGGGATACAGCTCCGGCGTCAAGTACGTGGTCACCGGCGTGGTGCTGCTCGCCGCCGCGACCATCGACGCGCTGTCCAGGCGGCGGGCCGCCGCCACCGGCACGCGCTGA
- a CDS encoding ATP-binding cassette domain-containing protein, whose product MSATPLLELRGIDKSFGPVQVLRDVAFAAHPGEVTALVGDNGAGKSTLVKCISGIYPTEAGEFLYDGKPVSINSPRDAAALGIEVVYQDLALCDNLDIVQNMFLGREKRSGIVLDEPTMEQMAAETLAGLSVRTVKSLRQHVSSLSGGQRQTVAIAKAVLWNSRLVILDEPTAALGVAQTAQVLELVRRLADKGLAVVLISHNMNDVFAVSDRIAALYLGQMVAQVKTTDITHSQVVELITAGRSGDLGLAGEPGSHGTGAAPADITPGAVR is encoded by the coding sequence GTGTCCGCAACCCCCCTGCTGGAGCTACGCGGGATCGACAAGAGCTTCGGTCCCGTCCAGGTGCTCCGTGACGTCGCCTTCGCCGCGCACCCCGGCGAGGTGACCGCGCTGGTCGGCGACAACGGCGCCGGCAAGTCGACCCTGGTCAAGTGCATCAGCGGCATCTACCCCACCGAGGCCGGCGAGTTCCTCTACGACGGCAAGCCGGTGAGCATCAACAGCCCCCGGGACGCCGCCGCGCTCGGGATCGAGGTCGTCTACCAGGACCTGGCGCTCTGCGACAACCTCGACATCGTGCAGAACATGTTCCTCGGCCGGGAGAAGCGCAGCGGCATCGTGCTCGACGAGCCGACCATGGAGCAGATGGCCGCCGAGACGCTGGCCGGCCTCAGCGTGCGCACCGTCAAGTCGCTGCGCCAGCACGTCTCCAGCCTCTCCGGCGGCCAGCGGCAGACCGTGGCCATCGCCAAGGCGGTGCTCTGGAACAGCCGGCTGGTCATCCTGGACGAGCCCACCGCCGCGCTCGGCGTCGCGCAGACCGCTCAGGTGCTGGAGCTGGTCCGCCGGCTGGCCGACAAGGGCCTGGCCGTGGTGCTCATCTCGCACAACATGAACGACGTCTTCGCCGTCTCCGACCGGATCGCCGCGCTCTACCTCGGTCAGATGGTCGCCCAGGTGAAGACCACCGACATCACCCACTCGCAGGTGGTCGAGCTGATCACCGCCGGTCGCTCCGGCGACCTCGGCCTCGCCGGCGAGCCGGGCAGCCACGGTACCGGCGCCGCGCCCGCCGACATCACCCCAGGAGCCGTCCGATGA
- a CDS encoding sugar ABC transporter substrate-binding protein, with protein MRKGFLTFAAVGLLATGSMAACGDNGNSSDQAGGSNDKKPKIGVILPDSKSSARWEGADRKFLKAAFDAAGVESDIQNAQNDKTAFQTIADQMITNGVNVLMIVNLDSGTGKAVLDKAKSQGVATIDYDRLTLGGSAQYYVSFDNEAVGKLQGEGLSKCLTDKGAKNPSIAYLNGSPTDNNATLFKNGYDSVLKPKFDSKEYTKVADDPVPAWDNAQAATIFEQQLTKAGGKIDGVLAANDGLGNAAISVLKKNKLNGKVPVTGQDATKEGLQNILAGDQCMTVYKAVKKEADAASELAIALAKGEKKDTGQTVKDPEGNRDVPAVLLEPKAIYKDNVKDVVADGYVTKEELCTGAFAKLCTDAGVS; from the coding sequence ATGCGCAAGGGCTTCCTCACCTTCGCGGCCGTCGGTCTCCTCGCGACCGGCAGCATGGCTGCCTGTGGTGACAACGGCAATTCTTCCGACCAGGCCGGCGGTTCGAACGACAAGAAGCCGAAGATCGGCGTGATCCTGCCGGACAGCAAGTCCTCCGCCCGCTGGGAGGGCGCGGACCGCAAGTTCCTCAAGGCGGCGTTCGACGCGGCCGGCGTCGAGTCCGACATCCAGAACGCGCAGAACGACAAGACCGCGTTCCAGACCATCGCCGACCAGATGATCACCAACGGCGTCAACGTGCTGATGATCGTCAACCTGGACTCCGGCACCGGCAAGGCCGTGCTCGACAAGGCCAAGTCGCAGGGCGTCGCCACCATCGACTACGACCGGCTGACCCTGGGCGGCTCCGCCCAGTACTACGTCAGCTTCGACAACGAGGCCGTCGGCAAGCTCCAGGGCGAGGGCCTGAGCAAGTGCCTGACCGACAAGGGCGCCAAGAACCCGTCGATCGCGTACCTCAACGGCTCGCCGACCGACAACAACGCCACCCTGTTCAAGAACGGGTACGACTCGGTGCTCAAGCCGAAGTTCGACTCGAAGGAATACACCAAGGTCGCCGACGACCCGGTGCCGGCGTGGGACAACGCGCAGGCCGCGACCATCTTCGAGCAGCAGCTGACCAAGGCCGGCGGCAAGATCGACGGCGTGCTCGCCGCCAACGACGGCCTCGGCAACGCGGCCATCTCGGTGCTGAAGAAGAACAAGCTCAACGGCAAGGTCCCGGTGACCGGTCAGGACGCCACCAAGGAGGGCCTGCAGAACATCCTCGCCGGTGACCAGTGCATGACCGTCTACAAGGCGGTCAAGAAGGAGGCGGACGCCGCCTCCGAGCTGGCCATCGCGCTCGCCAAGGGCGAGAAGAAGGACACCGGCCAGACCGTCAAGGACCCGGAGGGCAACCGGGACGTGCCGGCCGTGCTGCTGGAGCCGAAGGCCATCTACAAGGACAACGTCAAGGACGTCGTCGCCGACGGCTACGTCACCAAGGAAGAGCTCTGCACCGGTGCGTTCGCCAAGCTCTGCACCGACGCCGGCGTGAGCTGA
- the ybaK gene encoding Cys-tRNA(Pro) deacylase, translated as MAGQGTPATALLTRRKIAYRTHRYDVPPDAPNYGALVADALGVPPAQVFKSLVTDVDGVLTVAVVPVTGELDLKALAGAVGGKRAALADRAVAERATGYVRGGISPLGQRRALPTVVDVSALAHPTVYVSAGRRGLQVQLAPADLVALTGAVTAPIAAR; from the coding sequence ATGGCGGGACAGGGCACTCCGGCGACCGCGCTGCTGACCAGGCGGAAGATCGCGTACCGCACCCACCGGTACGACGTCCCGCCGGACGCGCCGAACTACGGCGCGCTGGTCGCCGACGCGCTCGGGGTGCCACCGGCGCAGGTGTTCAAGTCGCTCGTCACCGACGTCGACGGCGTGCTGACCGTGGCGGTGGTGCCGGTGACCGGGGAGCTGGACCTGAAGGCGCTGGCCGGGGCGGTCGGCGGCAAGCGGGCCGCGCTGGCCGACCGGGCGGTGGCCGAGCGGGCGACCGGATACGTGCGGGGCGGGATCAGCCCGCTGGGGCAGCGCCGGGCGCTGCCGACAGTGGTCGACGTGTCCGCGCTGGCGCACCCGACGGTGTACGTCTCGGCCGGCCGTCGCGGCCTCCAGGTGCAGCTCGCGCCGGCCGATCTGGTGGCGCTGACCGGGGCCGTGACCGCCCCGATCGCCGCCCGCTGA
- a CDS encoding THUMP-like domain-containing protein codes for MDLDQLTALRTPEGSTALASAERVAGGDPLAAAAALRSAGIPGGLAAAALTQAELRRRAVGKFGAAAARMFLTRPGLEQATRRVVADRRAARLRAAGVTTLADLGCGLGADALAAARAGIRVYAVEADPLTAAMATANAEAAGLAELVTVECGDATAFDVSRVDGAFCDPARRRAGTGRRIFDPNAYSPPWDFVTALAERVPRTVVKVAPGLDHALIPAGAEAEWVSVDGDLVEAALWCGPLAGVPRRATLLRSKEGPPVDASGRDGSPSHHLTGSGADEAQVGPLRRFLYDPDPAVVRAHLVAELAADLDATLADPSIAYLYADAARPTPFARCLEITDVLPFSLKRLRALLRERRVGRVEILKRGSALEPEKLRRDLRLSGDTAASLVLTRVAGAPTVLICRPVPATG; via the coding sequence GTGGATCTCGACCAGCTCACCGCGCTGCGTACCCCCGAGGGGTCGACCGCGCTCGCCTCGGCGGAGCGGGTGGCCGGCGGCGACCCGCTGGCGGCAGCCGCCGCGCTGCGCTCGGCCGGAATCCCGGGCGGGCTCGCGGCGGCGGCGCTGACCCAGGCGGAGCTGCGTCGCCGGGCGGTCGGCAAGTTCGGCGCGGCGGCGGCCCGGATGTTCCTCACCCGACCCGGGCTGGAGCAGGCCACCCGCCGGGTGGTCGCCGACCGGCGGGCCGCGCGGCTGCGCGCGGCGGGCGTGACCACCCTGGCCGACCTCGGGTGCGGGCTGGGCGCCGACGCGCTCGCCGCGGCCCGCGCCGGCATCCGGGTGTACGCGGTGGAGGCCGACCCGCTGACCGCGGCGATGGCCACCGCGAACGCCGAGGCCGCCGGGCTGGCCGAGCTGGTCACTGTCGAGTGCGGCGACGCCACCGCGTTCGACGTGTCCCGGGTCGACGGGGCGTTCTGCGACCCGGCCCGGCGGCGGGCCGGCACCGGGCGGCGCATCTTCGACCCGAACGCCTACTCGCCGCCGTGGGACTTCGTTACCGCGCTCGCCGAGCGGGTGCCGCGCACCGTGGTCAAGGTGGCGCCCGGCCTGGACCACGCGCTGATCCCGGCCGGCGCCGAGGCGGAGTGGGTGAGCGTCGACGGCGACCTGGTGGAGGCCGCCCTCTGGTGCGGCCCGCTGGCCGGCGTCCCCCGCCGCGCCACCCTCCTGCGGAGCAAGGAAGGGCCCCCGGTTGACGCCTCCGGTAGAGACGGGTCCCCTTCTCACCACCTCACCGGCAGCGGCGCGGACGAGGCGCAGGTGGGCCCGCTCCGGCGGTTCCTGTACGACCCGGACCCGGCGGTGGTGCGCGCGCACCTGGTCGCCGAGCTGGCCGCCGACCTCGACGCGACGCTCGCCGACCCGTCGATCGCCTACCTGTACGCGGACGCGGCGCGGCCCACGCCGTTCGCCCGCTGCCTGGAGATCACCGACGTGCTGCCGTTCTCGCTGAAGCGGCTGCGCGCGCTGCTGCGGGAGCGCCGGGTCGGCCGGGTGGAGATCCTCAAGCGGGGTTCGGCGCTGGAGCCGGAGAAGCTGCGCCGCGACCTGCGCCTGTCCGGCGACACGGCGGCCAGCCTGGTGCTGACCCGGGTGGCCGGCGCGCCCACGGTGCTGATCTGCCGTCCGGTTCCGGCCACCGGCTGA
- the groES gene encoding co-chaperone GroES, whose translation MPVTTATKVAIKPLEDRIVVQANEAETTTASGIVIPDTAKEKPQEGTVLAVGPGRIDDKGNRVPVDVKVGDTVLYSKYGGTEVKYAGEEYLVLSARDVLAVIEK comes from the coding sequence ATGCCCGTGACTACCGCGACCAAGGTTGCGATCAAGCCGCTCGAGGACCGCATCGTGGTGCAGGCGAACGAGGCCGAGACCACCACCGCCTCGGGCATCGTGATCCCCGACACCGCCAAGGAGAAGCCGCAGGAGGGCACCGTCCTCGCTGTCGGCCCGGGCCGGATCGACGACAAGGGCAACCGCGTGCCGGTCGACGTGAAGGTCGGCGACACCGTCCTCTACTCGAAGTACGGCGGCACCGAGGTCAAGTACGCCGGCGAGGAGTACCTGGTGCTCTCCGCCCGCGACGTCCTCGCGGTCATCGAGAAGTAA
- the groL gene encoding chaperonin GroEL (60 kDa chaperone family; promotes refolding of misfolded polypeptides especially under stressful conditions; forms two stacked rings of heptamers to form a barrel-shaped 14mer; ends can be capped by GroES; misfolded proteins enter the barrel where they are refolded when GroES binds), whose amino-acid sequence MAKILSFSDDARHLLEHGVNALADTVKVTLGPRGRNVVLDKKFGVPTITNDGVTIAKEIELTNPYENLGAQLVKEVATKTNDVAGDGTTTATVLAQAMVREGLRNVAAGTNPTGLKRGIDAAAAKVSEALLGKAVEVASKESIAHVATISAQDATIGELIAEAMERVGRDGVITVEEGSALTTELEVTEGLQFDKGFISPNFVTDVEGQESVLEDPYILITTQKISAIEELLPLLEKVLQNNKPLLIIAEDVEGQALSTLVVNAIRKTVKVCAVKAPGFGDRRKAMLQDMAILTGAELVAPELGYKLDQVGLEVLGTARRVVVDKENTTVVDGGGQSAEVADRVAQIRKEIEASDSEWDREKLAERLAKLSGGIAVIKVGAATEVEMKERKHRIEDAIAATKAAVEEGTVPGGGAALAQILPVLDDDLGFTGEEKVGVSIVRKALVEPLRWIAQNAGHDGYVVVQKVVGQEWGTGLDAATGEYVDLAKAGILDPVKVTRNAVSNAASIAGLLLTTESLIVEKPAESEPAAAGGHGHSHGHGHQHGPGF is encoded by the coding sequence ATGGCAAAGATCCTGAGCTTCTCGGATGACGCCCGGCACCTGCTCGAGCACGGTGTCAACGCCCTCGCGGACACGGTCAAGGTCACGCTCGGCCCCCGCGGGCGCAACGTCGTCCTGGACAAGAAGTTCGGTGTGCCCACGATCACCAACGACGGCGTGACCATCGCCAAGGAGATCGAGCTCACCAACCCGTACGAGAACCTCGGCGCGCAGTTGGTCAAGGAGGTGGCGACCAAGACCAACGACGTCGCCGGCGACGGGACCACCACCGCCACCGTGCTGGCGCAGGCCATGGTCCGTGAGGGCCTGCGCAACGTGGCCGCCGGCACCAACCCGACCGGCCTGAAGCGGGGCATCGACGCGGCAGCCGCCAAGGTCTCCGAGGCGCTGCTCGGCAAGGCCGTCGAGGTCGCCAGCAAGGAGTCGATCGCGCACGTCGCGACCATCTCCGCGCAGGACGCCACGATCGGCGAGCTGATCGCCGAGGCGATGGAGCGGGTCGGCCGCGACGGTGTGATCACCGTCGAGGAGGGCTCCGCGCTCACCACCGAGCTGGAGGTGACCGAGGGTCTCCAGTTCGACAAGGGCTTCATCTCGCCGAACTTCGTCACCGACGTGGAGGGGCAGGAGTCGGTCCTGGAGGACCCGTACATCCTGATCACCACGCAGAAGATCTCGGCGATCGAGGAGCTGCTGCCGCTGCTGGAGAAGGTCCTCCAGAACAACAAGCCGCTGCTCATCATCGCCGAGGACGTCGAGGGCCAGGCCCTGTCCACGCTGGTGGTCAACGCCATCCGCAAGACCGTCAAGGTCTGCGCGGTGAAGGCCCCCGGCTTCGGCGACCGCCGCAAGGCGATGCTCCAGGACATGGCGATCCTGACCGGCGCCGAGCTGGTCGCCCCGGAGCTGGGCTACAAGCTCGACCAGGTCGGCCTGGAGGTGCTCGGCACCGCCCGTCGCGTCGTGGTCGACAAGGAGAACACCACTGTCGTCGACGGCGGCGGCCAGTCCGCCGAGGTCGCCGACCGGGTCGCCCAGATCCGCAAGGAGATCGAGGCCTCGGACTCCGAGTGGGACCGGGAGAAGCTGGCCGAGCGGCTGGCGAAGCTCTCCGGCGGCATCGCGGTGATCAAGGTCGGCGCGGCCACCGAGGTCGAGATGAAGGAGCGCAAGCACCGCATCGAGGACGCCATCGCCGCGACCAAGGCCGCGGTCGAGGAGGGTACGGTCCCGGGCGGCGGCGCCGCGCTGGCCCAGATCCTGCCGGTGCTCGACGACGACCTGGGCTTCACCGGCGAGGAGAAGGTCGGCGTCTCGATCGTGCGTAAGGCGCTGGTCGAGCCGCTGCGCTGGATCGCCCAGAACGCCGGCCACGACGGCTACGTGGTGGTGCAGAAGGTCGTCGGCCAGGAGTGGGGCACCGGCCTCGACGCGGCCACCGGCGAGTACGTCGACCTGGCCAAGGCCGGCATCCTCGACCCGGTGAAGGTGACCCGCAACGCGGTCTCCAACGCCGCGTCGATCGCCGGCCTGCTGCTCACCACCGAGAGCCTGATCGTGGAGAAGCCGGCCGAGTCGGAGCCGGCCGCGGCCGGTGGGCACGGCCACTCGCACGGCCACGGCCACCAGCACGGCCCGGGCTTCTGA
- a CDS encoding molybdopterin-dependent oxidoreductase — MSTISRRHAALAGVVAAVVALGVAEPVAVLTGPRSAPLIAVGGLVVDLVPEPLKQFAIDVFGRYDKIALLVGTALLLVGFAALLGLAAARRLVFGLAGIAAFAVLGVAAALTRAGADAFDALPSLVGAGLGGLTLWAFVAGPLRADRDPAVPTTSPDGATASRPGPTPPPAVAALAREERASGDWEPLDGGDQESRRRFLRGVGLLTGGAAVAGLGGHWLAGRRGVSAARQAVTLPAPAAPAPPVPAGADLSLPRLAPYVTPNREFYRIDTALVVPQVDPVTWKLRIHGRVRNPIELSFDDLLARPMVERYVTLACVSNEVGGDLIGNARWLGVPLKELLDEADPEEGADQVVGRAVDGWTCGTPTSVLRDGRDALLAVGMNGEPLPVAHGFPVRMVVPGLYGYVSACKWLTELELTSFADFDAYWVPRGWSAQGPVKTQSRIDTPRARSRPAAGPVTVAGVAWAQHRGVRRVEVRVDDGPWREATLAPAVSSDTWVQWSWRWDATPGEHTLQVRATDAAGETQPEQRSPVAPDGATGWHTVPVTVA, encoded by the coding sequence GTGAGCACGATCTCCCGCCGCCACGCGGCGCTGGCCGGTGTCGTCGCCGCCGTGGTGGCGCTCGGCGTCGCCGAGCCGGTGGCCGTCCTGACCGGTCCCCGGTCCGCCCCGCTGATCGCCGTCGGCGGCCTCGTGGTCGACCTGGTGCCCGAGCCGCTCAAGCAGTTCGCCATCGACGTCTTCGGCAGGTACGACAAGATCGCCCTGCTGGTCGGGACGGCGCTGCTGCTGGTGGGCTTCGCGGCGCTGCTCGGCCTGGCGGCGGCCCGGCGGCTGGTGTTCGGCCTGGCCGGCATCGCCGCGTTCGCCGTGCTCGGTGTCGCCGCCGCGCTGACCCGGGCCGGCGCGGACGCGTTCGACGCGCTGCCCTCACTCGTCGGCGCGGGCCTGGGCGGGCTGACGCTCTGGGCGTTCGTCGCCGGCCCGCTGCGCGCGGACCGCGACCCGGCGGTCCCCACGACGTCCCCGGACGGCGCGACGGCGTCCCGGCCCGGTCCCACGCCGCCCCCGGCAGTCGCCGCGCTCGCCCGCGAGGAGAGGGCGTCGGGCGACTGGGAGCCCCTGGACGGCGGGGACCAGGAGTCGCGGCGCCGGTTCCTGCGCGGCGTCGGCCTGCTGACCGGCGGCGCGGCGGTGGCCGGGCTCGGTGGGCACTGGCTCGCCGGGCGGCGGGGCGTCTCGGCGGCCCGGCAGGCGGTGACGCTGCCCGCGCCGGCCGCGCCCGCCCCGCCGGTGCCGGCCGGCGCGGACCTGTCCCTGCCCCGGCTCGCCCCCTACGTCACGCCGAACCGGGAGTTCTACCGGATCGACACCGCGCTGGTGGTGCCGCAGGTGGACCCGGTCACCTGGAAGCTGCGCATCCACGGCCGGGTCCGTAACCCGATCGAACTGAGCTTCGACGACCTGCTCGCCCGGCCGATGGTCGAGCGCTACGTGACGCTGGCCTGCGTCTCCAACGAGGTGGGCGGCGATCTGATCGGCAACGCCCGCTGGCTCGGTGTGCCGCTCAAGGAACTGCTGGACGAGGCGGACCCGGAGGAGGGCGCGGACCAGGTGGTCGGGCGCGCGGTCGACGGCTGGACCTGCGGCACCCCCACATCGGTGTTGCGCGACGGGCGGGACGCCCTGCTCGCGGTCGGGATGAACGGCGAGCCGCTGCCGGTCGCGCACGGCTTCCCGGTCCGGATGGTGGTGCCCGGCCTCTACGGGTACGTCTCGGCGTGCAAGTGGCTGACCGAGCTGGAGCTGACCAGCTTCGCCGACTTCGACGCGTACTGGGTGCCGCGCGGCTGGTCCGCCCAGGGCCCGGTCAAGACGCAGTCGCGGATCGACACGCCCCGTGCCCGCAGCCGCCCGGCCGCCGGCCCGGTGACGGTCGCCGGGGTGGCGTGGGCGCAGCACCGTGGCGTCCGCCGCGTCGAGGTACGTGTCGACGACGGCCCCTGGCGGGAGGCGACGCTGGCCCCGGCCGTGTCGTCGGACACCTGGGTCCAGTGGTCCTGGCGCTGGGACGCCACCCCCGGCGAGCACACCCTCCAGGTGCGCGCCACCGACGCGGCCGGTGAGACGCAGCCCGAGCAGCGCAGCCCGGTCGCCCCGGACGGCGCGACCGGGTGGCACACCGTCCCGGTGACCGTCGCCTGA
- a CDS encoding WhiB family transcriptional regulator — MSNVRRLPGPIVDLWDWQRLGACRGRDSAQFFHPDGERGSSRLRRESGAKSVCRACPVRAECAAHALAVREPYGVWGGFSESERLRLLALGWEDAADRRQARVDVARLEARLGRPHKTAVPDQRKVA; from the coding sequence ATGTCGAACGTACGTAGGCTGCCTGGACCCATCGTCGACCTCTGGGACTGGCAGCGGCTCGGCGCGTGCCGGGGCCGCGACAGCGCCCAGTTCTTCCACCCGGACGGCGAGCGCGGCTCGTCCCGGCTGCGCCGCGAGTCCGGCGCGAAGTCCGTCTGCCGGGCCTGCCCGGTGCGCGCCGAGTGCGCCGCGCACGCCCTCGCCGTCCGCGAGCCGTACGGCGTCTGGGGCGGCTTCAGCGAGTCCGAGCGGCTGCGTCTGCTCGCCCTCGGCTGGGAGGACGCGGCCGACCGCCGGCAGGCCCGGGTCGACGTCGCCCGCCTGGAGGCCCGCCTCGGCCGACCGCACAAGACCGCCGTCCCGGACCAGCGCAAGGTCGCCTGA